A single window of Syntrophotalea acetylenica DNA harbors:
- a CDS encoding alpha-amylase family glycosyl hydrolase codes for MTAPLDPLSASVPGFEPYFSLSFQISAGARRQLAELPAPAGVSRIYRLRQVTDHLGERYANPACSAGRLELLAMLSNALRWTAYRYLQTRNCMVGRDDVVIAGRAVALAGLQRSLASFVALYPPDVVWKGMTPHRFLMGPDGDPGRGAALLELLVLSVQSANPAAAAFRPLFDDDELNRMIPYRATLQALDKLLCRPDGGGLFSDVPLLQLLQAPVQASPDSLEGQLAFVREHWKGILPEHVLLAIDAGFALRTEETRMRGFGPGPQAVPDYGRLPVVEEERFSPDRDWMSDLVLLAKSVHVWFYQLSRHYGRAVNRLRDIPDAELDQLAARGFSGLWLIGIWERSPASRQIKRLRGNPEAEASAYALYDYRVADELGGQADLDDLDRRCRQRGIRLACDVVPNHTGIDSRWMREHPDWFVQTSHPPYPGYRFTGPDLSTNNGMSLYLEDGYWDHSDAAVVFKRVDHYSGEERYIYHGNDGTHLPWNDTAQLNFLLPQVREAMIRTILEVARTFRVIRFDAAMTLAKKHYQRLWFPLPGGGAGVPSRSEFSLASAQFEELFPMEFWREVVDRVAAEAPDTLLLAEAFWLMESYFVRTLGMHRVYNSAFMHMMKQEDNARYRQLLKNTLAFNPQILKRFVNFMSNPDEATAVEQFGKGDKYFGVAVLLATLPGLPMFGHGQVEGFREKYGMEYRRAYLHEEVDEGFVAHHEKVIFPLLHRRSLFSGAEHFALYDCVSDGAVLEDVLAYSNRRGEQRALVVFHNRSLQVGGWIRNACPRAGESGTGFGPTLADALALRSEPEILYRFRDHCTGLQYLRFSQELAQQGLFVSPGPYQCHVFLDFVEVSDADGHWRHLWQALEGRPVADLDREYRRIVHGELLRSLRQVLESCDAVLFDNGADQGPVLEGYAAFLGALQRDLRLEVNRSPLLERLHGQLRRVVELDAIAARQAVRDVLGPWLIVHPLTLLSESLAEPAAFIRWLEHQLLTDVVTARWPEDAAAENLQLLQLLLRWRGCGCLQEEHWLGPLLDDVAVREFLLVHRYQDCDWFNRERFERLLAGLILTAALEDTSDDEESAAGSPQQLALMLHRAELAGYRLDKFRALV; via the coding sequence ATGACTGCTCCCCTTGATCCCCTGTCGGCATCGGTTCCCGGTTTTGAACCCTATTTTTCCCTGTCTTTTCAGATCAGTGCCGGGGCGCGGCGTCAATTGGCCGAGCTGCCGGCTCCGGCCGGTGTTTCGCGGATATACCGGCTGCGCCAGGTGACGGATCACCTGGGGGAACGTTACGCGAATCCCGCCTGCAGCGCCGGAAGGCTGGAACTGCTGGCGATGCTCAGCAACGCACTGCGCTGGACGGCGTACCGGTATCTGCAGACACGCAATTGCATGGTCGGCAGGGATGACGTGGTAATCGCGGGCCGGGCCGTGGCCCTTGCCGGCCTGCAACGCAGCCTGGCGTCCTTTGTCGCGCTTTATCCTCCGGATGTGGTTTGGAAAGGTATGACGCCGCATCGGTTTTTGATGGGTCCCGACGGCGATCCAGGCCGTGGCGCGGCGCTGCTTGAATTGCTGGTACTGTCGGTGCAGAGCGCCAACCCGGCAGCCGCGGCCTTTCGTCCTCTGTTCGATGACGATGAACTGAACCGCATGATCCCCTACCGGGCCACCTTGCAGGCGCTGGACAAGCTGCTGTGTCGCCCCGACGGGGGCGGGCTTTTTAGTGATGTGCCTTTGTTGCAGCTGCTGCAGGCACCGGTACAGGCCTCTCCCGACAGTCTCGAGGGGCAACTGGCCTTTGTGCGCGAGCACTGGAAGGGGATCCTGCCGGAGCATGTGTTGCTGGCTATCGATGCCGGATTTGCGCTGCGGACCGAGGAGACGCGCATGCGGGGTTTCGGTCCCGGCCCTCAGGCCGTGCCGGATTATGGCAGGCTGCCGGTCGTGGAGGAAGAACGGTTTTCGCCGGACCGAGACTGGATGTCCGATCTGGTGTTGCTGGCCAAGTCGGTGCATGTCTGGTTTTATCAGCTGTCCCGCCATTACGGGCGTGCCGTGAACCGCCTGCGGGACATCCCCGACGCCGAGCTGGATCAGCTGGCGGCGCGCGGGTTTTCAGGATTGTGGCTGATCGGCATCTGGGAGCGTTCTCCGGCATCCCGACAGATCAAGCGGCTGCGCGGCAATCCCGAAGCCGAGGCTTCGGCCTATGCCCTCTACGATTACCGGGTTGCCGATGAACTTGGCGGGCAGGCGGACCTGGACGATCTCGACCGGCGCTGTCGGCAGCGCGGCATCCGGCTGGCCTGCGACGTGGTGCCGAACCATACCGGCATCGATTCGCGCTGGATGCGGGAGCATCCCGACTGGTTCGTGCAGACATCCCATCCGCCTTACCCGGGCTACCGCTTTACGGGCCCCGACCTGTCGACCAACAACGGCATGAGCCTTTATCTGGAAGACGGCTACTGGGACCACAGCGATGCCGCCGTGGTTTTCAAGCGGGTCGATCATTACAGTGGCGAAGAGCGTTACATCTATCATGGCAATGACGGCACCCACTTGCCCTGGAATGACACCGCCCAGCTGAATTTTCTGCTGCCGCAGGTGCGCGAAGCGATGATCCGCACCATCCTCGAGGTTGCACGCACCTTTCGCGTGATCCGCTTCGACGCGGCCATGACTCTGGCCAAAAAACATTATCAGCGGCTGTGGTTTCCGCTGCCCGGCGGCGGTGCGGGTGTGCCGTCGCGTTCGGAATTCAGCCTCGCCAGCGCTCAATTCGAGGAACTGTTCCCGATGGAATTCTGGCGCGAGGTGGTCGACCGGGTGGCTGCCGAGGCTCCCGATACACTGCTGCTGGCGGAAGCCTTCTGGCTGATGGAGAGTTATTTTGTCCGCACCCTCGGCATGCATCGGGTGTACAACAGCGCCTTCATGCACATGATGAAGCAGGAAGACAACGCCAGGTACCGTCAGCTGCTCAAAAACACGCTGGCTTTCAATCCCCAAATCCTCAAGCGCTTCGTCAATTTCATGAGCAATCCGGACGAAGCCACCGCCGTCGAGCAGTTCGGCAAGGGTGACAAATATTTCGGGGTGGCTGTGCTGTTGGCAACCCTGCCGGGGCTGCCCATGTTCGGCCATGGCCAGGTGGAGGGGTTCCGGGAAAAATACGGCATGGAATACCGGCGCGCCTATCTGCACGAGGAGGTCGACGAAGGGTTCGTGGCGCATCATGAAAAGGTGATCTTTCCGCTGCTGCACCGTCGCTCCCTGTTCAGTGGCGCCGAACATTTCGCGTTGTACGATTGTGTCAGCGACGGCGCGGTGCTGGAGGATGTTCTGGCTTACAGCAATCGCCGGGGTGAACAGCGGGCCCTGGTGGTGTTTCATAACCGATCGTTGCAGGTTGGCGGGTGGATCCGCAATGCCTGTCCCCGCGCCGGAGAATCCGGAACCGGGTTTGGGCCGACCCTGGCCGATGCACTGGCCTTACGGTCAGAGCCGGAGATTCTTTACCGGTTTCGCGATCATTGCACCGGGTTGCAGTATCTGCGTTTTTCGCAGGAACTGGCGCAGCAGGGGTTGTTTGTCTCCCCTGGCCCCTATCAATGCCATGTGTTCCTCGATTTTGTCGAAGTGAGCGACGCCGACGGCCATTGGCGGCATTTGTGGCAGGCTCTGGAAGGGCGGCCGGTAGCTGATCTCGATCGGGAATATCGGCGGATTGTACATGGGGAGCTGCTGCGGTCTCTGCGGCAGGTGCTGGAAAGCTGTGACGCTGTCCTTTTTGACAACGGTGCCGACCAGGGTCCGGTTCTGGAAGGCTACGCCGCCTTTCTGGGCGCACTGCAGCGCGATCTGCGCCTGGAGGTCAACCGGAGTCCCCTGCTGGAGCGGTTGCACGGACAGTTGCGGCGGGTAGTCGAGCTGGACGCTATTGCGGCGCGGCAGGCGGTTCGCGATGTGCTTGGCCCCTGGCTGATTGTGCATCCCCTGACGCTGCTTTCGGAGTCCCTTGCCGAACCTGCCGCCTTCATCCGGTGGCTGGAGCACCAGTTGCTGACCGATGTTGTCACGGCGCGCTGGCCCGAGGATGCGGCAGCGGAAAATCTGCAGCTGCTGCAGCTGCTGCTTCGCTGGCGCGGCTGCGGCTGCCTGCAGGAGGAGCACTGGCTTGGACCTTTGCTCGACGATGTCGCCGTGCGGGAGTTTCTGCTGGTGCATCGCTACCAGGATTGCGACTGGTTCAATCGTGAACGTTTCGAAAGGTTACTGGCCGGCCTGATCCTGACCGCGGCTCTGGAAGACACTTCTGATGACGAGGAATCCGCCGCAGGCTCGCCGCAGCAACTGGCGCTGATGCTGCACCGGGCCGAGCTGGCCGGATATCGTCTGGATAAATTCCGCGCCCTCGTATAA
- a CDS encoding DUF4931 domain-containing protein, which produces MSELRWDPFIDSWVAIIEARGRRPVDFITERKRIETSVCPFCYGQEDKTPAEVYALRPDAGLPNQPGWKVRVIPNKFPILRIEGQLEARGEGVYDVKNGIGAHEVIIETPEHERQPADLRAAELADVFRAFRSRLVDLRRDKRFRHIVIYKNHGLEAGATIPHTHSQLLALPVIPPHLRIALRASRDYFRRKERCLMCDMLAQELSDGRRLVRVDGEFAVFAPFASRHPFTLRIVPRSHLHDFAQLTDHMLLALGETLHDVLRRLRAVLRDPPFNLVLHNAPLAVPRPGRPEFWHSLPADYHWYFELTPESWIRQDSKGGPDFSSTRLHLKMRHAIWLKRCNDTVPVRFAITCFASVFQKGCSAHCHDCSP; this is translated from the coding sequence TTGTCCGAATTGCGTTGGGACCCCTTTATTGATAGCTGGGTGGCGATTATCGAAGCGCGGGGGCGCCGCCCCGTCGATTTTATCACCGAGCGCAAGCGCATCGAAACCAGCGTCTGTCCGTTCTGCTACGGGCAGGAAGACAAAACGCCGGCGGAAGTCTATGCCCTGCGGCCGGATGCCGGTCTTCCCAACCAGCCCGGATGGAAAGTGCGTGTCATTCCGAACAAGTTTCCCATTCTGCGCATCGAAGGGCAACTCGAAGCAAGAGGGGAAGGGGTATACGATGTCAAAAACGGTATCGGCGCCCATGAGGTGATTATCGAAACCCCGGAACACGAGCGCCAACCTGCCGACCTGCGGGCGGCGGAGCTGGCCGATGTGTTTCGCGCGTTTCGCTCGCGGCTGGTCGACCTGCGGCGCGACAAACGCTTCCGGCATATTGTTATTTACAAAAATCACGGGCTGGAAGCCGGCGCCACGATCCCCCATACCCATTCGCAGCTGCTGGCCCTGCCCGTCATTCCGCCTCATCTGCGGATCGCATTGCGGGCCAGTCGCGACTATTTCCGCCGCAAGGAACGCTGCCTGATGTGCGACATGCTCGCCCAGGAACTGTCCGACGGACGGCGTCTGGTGCGAGTCGATGGGGAATTCGCGGTTTTTGCACCGTTTGCTTCGCGCCATCCCTTTACTCTGCGTATCGTGCCGCGCAGTCATCTTCATGATTTTGCCCAATTGACCGACCATATGCTGCTCGCGCTGGGGGAAACCCTGCATGATGTGTTACGGCGCCTGCGTGCGGTGCTGCGCGATCCCCCCTTCAATCTGGTACTGCACAATGCGCCACTGGCCGTGCCGCGGCCGGGGCGTCCGGAGTTCTGGCATTCGCTGCCTGCCGATTATCACTGGTATTTTGAGCTTACCCCAGAATCATGGATCCGGCAGGATTCGAAGGGGGGACCGGATTTTTCATCAACCCGACTTCACCTGAAGATGCGGCACGCTATCTGGTTGAAGCGGTGCAATGACACCGTTCCAGTCAGGTTTGCCATCACCTGTTTTGCAAGCGTTTTCCAGAAAGGTTGCTCAGCCCATTGCCATGACTGCTCCCCTTGA
- a CDS encoding mannose-1-phosphate guanyltransferase, producing the protein MKAVIMAGGFGTRMQPLTINQPKPMVPLVNQPIMSHIIALLKQHGISDVIMLLFHQPEIIKNYFGDGSELGVRITYVTPLEDFGTAGAVRAAAPYLDERFLVISGDLLTDFDLGEVLKFHEEKQALATITLTSVEDPLQFGVVITDQQGAITKFLEKPGWGEVFSDTINTGIYVFEPAVLDMIPEKTNRDWSKDIFPRMLAEGRPLYGCRQRGYWADIGNTDAYLETCRDLFRDRVAVSLPEPVLCEAGRRIYLGTDTQVAEADLSRLEGMVVIGDNSQVQGGSRLKNCVIGRNCVIEDDVELEDVILWDNVFVKRGCRLFGTVAGHRTRLGRGVVSEEGVVIGDETDVGDEAYLRKDVKIWPRKSIESGSIVSTNLIWGDKWRKSLFEGASVRGLSNVELSPEFCAKLGAAYGSVLPRDSYVITSRDGQRSSRMLKRAFLGGVLSTGVNVRDIKQMPLPVMSYKLGTFGEVGGVHFRQFGEDSAATEILFYDAEGFEIPSGTAKAVERIFFKENFRRVHYAEPGEIRELPQLTAFYREGFLRALDGGLLRSFAPKVVIDLNHSPAGELLPGLLTDLGCEVVELNSRFEEGRSATAPDQTARAMQQLSRIVVSLEAAAGFWLDPSGERVRIIDESGSLLTEIEALGVVVSLVSRCGMAGILALPVSAPMALEKVAQESGLTCRIVKNDARALLEAVSERGGLLAATLDGRFAVPGFQGHFDGMFAVAKILEMLGHAGMSLGSLRRSLPDRAYRQAQIPCSRQFKGGVMRKMSEHTVNLDASFVDGVKIRFEDDWVLVLPDQYRPLMHIVADSPDIRRAESLLENYRNKVETWKKELLNP; encoded by the coding sequence ATGAAAGCTGTGATCATGGCAGGCGGGTTCGGAACCCGCATGCAGCCTTTGACCATCAATCAGCCCAAACCGATGGTGCCTCTGGTCAACCAGCCAATCATGAGTCATATCATTGCGCTTTTGAAACAGCATGGTATCTCGGATGTCATCATGCTGTTGTTTCACCAGCCCGAGATCATCAAGAACTATTTCGGCGACGGCAGCGAACTGGGGGTTCGCATCACCTATGTCACGCCCCTGGAGGATTTTGGAACTGCCGGCGCGGTCAGGGCCGCGGCGCCTTATCTGGACGAACGTTTTCTGGTAATCAGCGGTGACCTGCTGACCGATTTCGATCTGGGCGAGGTTTTGAAGTTTCACGAGGAAAAGCAGGCCCTGGCCACGATCACCCTGACATCCGTGGAGGATCCTCTGCAGTTCGGGGTGGTGATTACCGATCAGCAGGGCGCCATCACCAAGTTTCTTGAAAAACCGGGCTGGGGCGAGGTGTTCTCCGATACCATCAACACCGGCATCTATGTCTTCGAGCCCGCGGTACTCGATATGATCCCGGAAAAGACCAACCGGGACTGGTCCAAGGATATCTTCCCGCGTATGCTGGCCGAGGGGCGCCCGCTGTACGGATGCCGGCAGCGCGGCTACTGGGCAGATATCGGCAATACCGACGCCTACCTGGAAACCTGCCGGGACCTGTTTCGCGACAGAGTGGCGGTATCGCTGCCCGAACCGGTCCTGTGTGAGGCAGGCCGCAGGATTTATCTCGGCACCGATACCCAGGTGGCGGAGGCCGACCTGTCGCGCCTTGAAGGGATGGTGGTGATCGGCGACAACAGTCAGGTGCAGGGAGGATCGCGGCTGAAGAATTGCGTCATCGGCCGCAACTGCGTGATCGAGGACGATGTTGAACTGGAGGATGTCATCCTCTGGGACAATGTGTTTGTCAAGCGCGGATGCCGTCTGTTCGGCACCGTGGCCGGACATCGCACCCGCCTCGGGCGCGGCGTGGTGTCGGAGGAAGGCGTGGTCATCGGCGACGAGACCGATGTCGGCGACGAGGCCTATCTGCGCAAGGACGTTAAAATCTGGCCGCGCAAATCGATAGAGAGCGGCTCCATTGTCAGCACCAATCTGATCTGGGGCGACAAGTGGCGCAAGAGTCTGTTCGAAGGCGCCTCGGTTCGCGGCTTGAGCAATGTGGAACTGTCGCCCGAGTTCTGCGCCAAGCTTGGCGCCGCTTACGGATCGGTGTTGCCGCGCGACAGTTATGTGATCACCAGCCGCGACGGCCAGCGTTCGTCGCGCATGCTCAAGCGCGCGTTTCTCGGGGGGGTGCTGTCCACCGGCGTGAATGTGCGCGATATCAAGCAGATGCCGCTGCCGGTTATGAGTTACAAGCTCGGCACCTTCGGCGAGGTCGGCGGGGTTCATTTCCGGCAATTCGGCGAGGATTCCGCGGCCACTGAGATCCTGTTTTACGATGCGGAAGGGTTTGAAATCCCCTCCGGCACCGCCAAGGCCGTCGAACGGATCTTCTTCAAGGAAAATTTTCGCCGCGTGCATTACGCCGAGCCGGGGGAGATCAGGGAACTGCCGCAATTGACCGCTTTTTACAGGGAAGGCTTTTTGCGCGCCCTCGATGGCGGCCTGTTGCGGTCGTTTGCGCCGAAAGTGGTCATCGACCTCAATCATTCCCCTGCCGGCGAGCTGCTTCCCGGCCTGTTGACGGATCTCGGTTGCGAGGTTGTCGAACTCAACTCCCGCTTTGAAGAAGGGCGCAGTGCAACGGCCCCGGATCAGACTGCCCGCGCCATGCAGCAGCTGTCCCGTATCGTCGTATCCCTCGAAGCTGCCGCTGGCTTCTGGCTCGATCCGTCGGGGGAGCGGGTGCGGATCATCGACGAAAGCGGCAGTCTGCTGACGGAAATCGAAGCCCTTGGCGTGGTGGTTTCCCTGGTGAGTCGCTGCGGAATGGCCGGGATCCTGGCGCTGCCGGTGTCAGCGCCGATGGCGCTTGAGAAGGTCGCCCAGGAGAGCGGCCTGACCTGCCGTATCGTCAAAAACGATGCGCGCGCCCTGCTGGAGGCGGTGTCCGAGCGTGGCGGCCTGCTGGCCGCCACGTTGGACGGCCGTTTCGCCGTGCCGGGTTTTCAGGGGCATTTTGACGGCATGTTCGCGGTGGCCAAGATTCTCGAAATGCTCGGTCACGCGGGCATGAGTCTCGGCAGTCTGCGTCGCAGTCTTCCCGACCGCGCTTACCGGCAGGCGCAAATCCCCTGCAGTCGGCAATTCAAGGGCGGCGTGATGCGCAAGATGAGCGAGCATACCGTGAATCTCGATGCTTCCTTCGTCGACGGCGTCAAGATCCGCTTCGAAGACGACTGGGTACTGGTATTGCCTGATCAGTATCGGCCGCTGATGCATATCGTGGCGGATTCCCCCGATATCCGGCGCGCCGAAAGCCTGCTGGAGAATTACCGGAACAAGGTTGAAACCTGGAAAAAGGAACTTCTCAACCCCTGA
- the glgA gene encoding glycogen synthase GlgA, translating into MNIVLMASEVAPFAKTGGLADVAGSLPGELHRLGHDVRIFMPLYRSVKQGDFQLSPLAPLPSIEIAGTAVAGRLWQGSLGEVPVYFLEQDRFYDRDGLYGTSRGDHADNALRFGYFARALLAALPQIGFRPDVLHLNDWQTGLVPALLRTDWRDSAFYTGTATVATIHNLGYQGLFPAEVVAALNLDPALFAMEGFEYYGQVSFLKSALVYADLLTTVSETYCTEIQTPEMGHGFDGILRSRADRLFGVLNGIDDQLWDPSHDAALAAVYHVDDVDGKHANKRRLQSRLGLACEAETPLLAMVTRLASQKGLDLVEQAWPALLERGVQIAILGSGDQDYMDRFARLGAQSKGQAAVRLGFDDRLARLIYAGSDMFLMPSRYEPCGLGQLIALRYGSVPVVRSTGGLADTVFDPRDGVAQANGFTFEEISSPAMLRAMDRALALYRQPGDWLRLMRNGMAGDFSWRRSALRYLDLYRKAGQLHHA; encoded by the coding sequence ATGAACATAGTGTTGATGGCTTCCGAAGTGGCCCCTTTTGCCAAAACCGGCGGGTTGGCCGATGTGGCCGGTTCGCTGCCCGGCGAACTGCACCGCCTGGGACATGATGTCCGCATTTTCATGCCGTTGTATCGCAGCGTCAAACAGGGCGACTTCCAGCTGTCCCCTCTGGCGCCGTTGCCGTCCATCGAAATCGCCGGCACGGCCGTTGCCGGGCGGTTGTGGCAAGGGAGCCTTGGAGAGGTGCCGGTTTATTTTCTGGAACAGGACCGGTTTTATGATCGCGACGGCCTTTACGGCACATCGCGCGGCGACCACGCCGACAATGCCTTGCGTTTCGGCTATTTTGCCCGGGCCCTGCTGGCGGCCTTGCCACAGATCGGTTTCAGACCGGACGTGCTGCATCTCAACGACTGGCAGACCGGGCTGGTGCCGGCGCTTTTACGCACCGATTGGCGCGACAGCGCGTTTTATACCGGCACGGCAACCGTCGCCACCATACACAATCTCGGTTACCAGGGTTTGTTTCCGGCGGAGGTGGTCGCTGCCCTGAACCTGGATCCCGCGCTGTTCGCCATGGAAGGATTCGAGTATTACGGCCAGGTATCGTTTTTGAAAAGCGCTCTGGTTTACGCCGATCTGCTTACCACCGTTTCCGAAACCTACTGTACTGAAATCCAGACCCCGGAAATGGGGCATGGTTTTGACGGCATCCTGCGTTCAAGGGCCGATCGCCTGTTCGGAGTATTGAACGGCATCGACGACCAGCTCTGGGATCCCAGCCACGATGCGGCGTTGGCGGCTGTTTACCATGTCGACGATGTCGACGGGAAGCACGCCAACAAGCGCCGCCTGCAAAGCCGTCTCGGCCTGGCATGCGAGGCTGAAACGCCGCTGCTGGCGATGGTGACGCGGCTGGCGTCCCAGAAGGGTCTCGATCTGGTCGAACAGGCCTGGCCGGCATTGCTGGAGCGGGGGGTGCAGATTGCGATTCTGGGATCGGGGGATCAGGATTACATGGACCGTTTTGCGCGCCTGGGTGCCCAAAGCAAGGGACAAGCGGCGGTGCGTCTGGGATTTGACGATCGTCTCGCCCGTTTGATTTACGCCGGCAGCGACATGTTTCTGATGCCAAGCCGTTACGAACCCTGCGGGCTGGGGCAGCTTATCGCCTTGCGTTACGGCAGCGTGCCGGTGGTGCGCAGTACCGGCGGGCTTGCCGATACGGTTTTTGACCCGCGGGACGGCGTGGCGCAGGCCAACGGTTTTACCTTCGAGGAAATTTCGTCGCCCGCCATGCTGCGCGCGATGGATCGCGCCCTTGCACTTTATCGGCAGCCCGGCGATTGGCTGCGTTTGATGCGCAACGGCATGGCGGGGGATTTTTCCTGGCGGCGGTCGGCGCTGCGCTACCTCGATTTGTACCGCAAGGCCGGGCAGTTGCACCATGCGTGA
- a CDS encoding glycoside hydrolase family 57 protein, with protein sequence MKPLDVVLIWHMHQPDYRDPLQDEVLLPWVFLHAVKDYGDMLQTAVDHGIRVTFNLVPTLLEQLREYASKSLRDRWLELARRDPQAMSDGERASLVQCFFSVHAERHIRPHARYRELAEQRALWKSSAWQRFSEADLRDLQVWFLLSWSGYYLRREPGVVADLLAKGRNFDEQDKHRLLQAYQEVVEGILARFRQAEDEGAVELSVTPYAHPILPLLCDSGEAARAREGVLLPKTPFRFPEDARRQVRLGLASAGDFFGVRSRGIWPSEGGLSESVVRIMADEGAVWTAGDEALLEKSLPGGLGDRTSLYRPYSYLGLPLLFRDRELSDRIGFVYATWPSQTAAADLLDRLRALAQQVPGGVVTLILDGENCWEGYEENGFAFLQAVYRGLADSPVLRAVTFSEALASRKPEPLKVLAPGSWINGDFDIWIGHPEENCAWEWLGEARRALQSADADCQGEGWPHLLRAEGSDWFWWFGEHHRSEQAETFDQLFRHHLQAFYRAIRKPVPPCLHYPLRGARRSSRVYPPTESVSPVIDGRLTDYFEWHGAGTVELGGGGAMHNASFDLLGFFYGYDENFFYLRFDFRQPVEQIAGPDGELLVRLQAEGVWEARLAARANRVLVQSVDGAGGGEGPGAAGTIAEMGLPLKLLDLKPGGALNVSLTVLDSGRELARWPAGGELALIYPGPDAEAPQWPL encoded by the coding sequence ATGAAACCTCTGGATGTTGTCCTGATCTGGCATATGCATCAACCCGATTACCGGGATCCGCTGCAGGACGAAGTGCTGCTGCCTTGGGTGTTTTTGCATGCGGTCAAGGATTACGGCGATATGTTGCAAACGGCCGTTGATCATGGTATCCGGGTGACCTTCAATCTGGTGCCGACCCTGTTGGAGCAGCTCCGGGAATACGCCTCCAAAAGCCTCAGGGACCGCTGGCTCGAACTGGCGCGTCGTGATCCGCAGGCCATGTCCGACGGCGAGCGTGCCAGTCTGGTGCAGTGTTTTTTTTCGGTTCACGCTGAACGGCATATCCGGCCCCATGCCCGCTACCGCGAACTGGCGGAGCAGCGCGCCTTGTGGAAATCTTCGGCCTGGCAGCGGTTCTCGGAAGCGGATCTGCGGGATCTGCAGGTATGGTTTCTGCTGTCATGGTCCGGATATTACCTGCGTCGGGAGCCGGGCGTCGTGGCCGACCTGCTGGCCAAGGGGCGGAACTTCGATGAGCAGGACAAGCACCGGCTGTTACAGGCTTACCAGGAGGTTGTGGAGGGCATCCTGGCGCGGTTCCGGCAGGCCGAGGACGAGGGTGCCGTAGAACTGTCGGTAACGCCCTATGCCCATCCCATACTGCCGCTGCTGTGCGATAGCGGTGAAGCCGCCCGCGCCCGCGAGGGAGTTTTGTTGCCAAAAACGCCCTTCCGTTTTCCGGAGGATGCCCGTCGGCAGGTTCGCCTGGGACTGGCGAGCGCGGGGGATTTTTTCGGAGTCCGTTCGCGCGGCATCTGGCCGTCCGAAGGCGGACTGAGCGAATCCGTGGTGCGCATCATGGCCGATGAAGGTGCCGTCTGGACTGCCGGCGATGAAGCCCTGCTGGAAAAATCCCTGCCCGGAGGGCTCGGCGACCGCACGTCACTTTATCGCCCGTACAGTTATCTGGGATTGCCGCTGCTGTTTCGGGACCGGGAGCTGTCGGACCGCATTGGTTTTGTGTATGCGACCTGGCCTTCGCAGACGGCGGCGGCGGATCTTCTTGACCGCCTGCGGGCACTGGCTCAGCAAGTGCCGGGCGGGGTGGTGACCCTGATTCTGGATGGAGAAAATTGCTGGGAAGGTTATGAAGAAAACGGCTTTGCTTTTTTGCAGGCTGTTTATCGGGGTCTGGCCGATTCGCCGGTTCTGCGGGCGGTCACCTTCAGCGAAGCCTTGGCCAGCCGCAAGCCTGAGCCGTTGAAGGTTTTGGCACCGGGATCCTGGATCAATGGGGATTTCGATATCTGGATCGGGCACCCCGAGGAAAATTGCGCCTGGGAATGGCTGGGCGAAGCGCGCCGCGCCCTGCAGTCCGCAGATGCGGACTGCCAGGGTGAAGGCTGGCCGCATCTGCTGCGTGCGGAAGGCAGCGATTGGTTCTGGTGGTTTGGCGAGCACCATCGCAGCGAGCAGGCGGAAACTTTCGATCAGCTTTTCCGGCATCATCTGCAGGCTTTCTACCGCGCCATCAGAAAGCCGGTGCCGCCCTGCCTGCACTATCCGTTGAGGGGGGCGCGCCGCAGCAGTCGCGTTTATCCTCCCACCGAATCGGTAAGCCCCGTCATCGATGGACGGCTGACCGATTATTTTGAATGGCACGGCGCCGGCACCGTGGAACTGGGCGGCGGCGGTGCCATGCATAATGCCAGCTTTGATCTTCTGGGTTTTTTTTATGGCTACGATGAAAATTTTTTCTATCTGCGGTTCGATTTTCGCCAGCCCGTGGAACAAATAGCCGGGCCGGACGGAGAACTGCTGGTGCGCTTGCAGGCCGAGGGTGTCTGGGAAGCCCGCCTGGCGGCCAGGGCCAACCGCGTGCTGGTGCAAAGTGTCGATGGGGCCGGCGGCGGGGAGGGACCAGGGGCTGCGGGAACCATCGCGGAAATGGGCTTGCCGCTGAAGCTGCTGGACCTTAAGCCGGGCGGTGCACTGAACGTGTCCTTGACGGTGCTCGATTCCGGAAGGGAGTTGGCCCGTTGGCCCGCCGGGGGGGAGCTGGCCCTGATTTACCCGGGGCCCGATGCGGAAGCCCCGCAGTGGCCCCTTTGA
- a CDS encoding response regulator, translated as MTRLLVVDDEQDIRYLFQCELEEEGYQVDAVGSAVEADAALRKHVYDLVVLDIQVGGDSGLAMLQDIIGRRKDLPVILCTAFSCYKEDFSSWLADGYVVKSSDLTELKNEIRRVLIKRGKLLQGEGANR; from the coding sequence GTGACGCGTTTGCTGGTGGTTGATGACGAACAGGACATCCGCTACCTGTTCCAATGTGAACTGGAGGAAGAGGGGTATCAGGTCGACGCGGTCGGTTCCGCGGTTGAAGCCGATGCCGCTTTGCGGAAGCACGTCTATGATCTGGTGGTGCTCGATATCCAGGTCGGTGGGGACAGCGGTCTTGCCATGCTGCAGGATATTATCGGCCGCCGGAAGGACCTGCCGGTGATTCTCTGTACCGCCTTCAGTTGCTACAAAGAGGATTTTTCCTCCTGGCTGGCGGACGGTTACGTGGTGAAAAGTTCGGATCTCACTGAACTTAAAAACGAGATCCGACGCGTGTTGATCAAACGGGGCAAGCTGCTCCAGGGCGAGGGGGCGAACCGATGA